In Sebaldella termitidis ATCC 33386, one DNA window encodes the following:
- the dmpI gene encoding 4-oxalocrotonate tautomerase DmpI has product MPLITIESGKLTKEQKSELINSITRTASEIMSVPEEFFFISINELSDENIGIGGKTIDKIKKEYKPK; this is encoded by the coding sequence ATGCCTTTAATAACAATTGAAAGCGGGAAATTAACTAAAGAGCAGAAATCTGAGCTCATAAACAGTATTACCAGAACAGCCTCGGAAATAATGAGTGTTCCGGAAGAGTTTTTCTTTATCAGTATCAATGAGTTATCTGATGAAAATATAGGAATAGGCGGAAAAACAATAGACAAAATAAAAAAAGAATATAAACCAAAATAA